ACTTTGCAGAGGTAACGGATCGCTCCCTGAGCCGCCATAAGAGATTGGGGTGCCGGCATTAAGCAGATAAAGGCGTGTGGAAAAACGCTCCGATGGTGCGTAGAGAACATCCGCTCCGGCCGAAAAAGCATAGCCCCTGTCTTTATCCAGACGACTGCCCACAAGTGTGCTGTTAAGTCCAAAGTTTAGTTTCTGACGCAAAAAAGATCGTGCGAAACTTAACCCAAGTACATACTCCCGGTACGTGGGATCAGCGGGTTGTTCATCGATATCGCGGGCGTATCTGAATGTGCCCGAGCTTAAATTACGGAAATAAAAGCCAAAAGTCCCCACATCGATCAGTGGCAGGGCTGCCGCGGCATACTGTTTTCTTATCCCCATCAACCATTCAAGATGGCTTATGGAAAACTGGTGTCTAAAGGTAAGCGCGCTGTTTGCCGGAAAGTGGGAAAGATCGGAAGCATCCATATTTCCGGGAGATGAAGCCAGACCACGGGCAAGCTGCCCGGCAGATGTGGGCAGTGTGAGAAAGGCGGCTGTGGTGTTTGCGCTGTTTCGGCCATAGATATCACCCCACCAGTCTATCACTCTTGCGTTAGCCGGAGAGCAAAGCAGCGCAGTAAGCAGGATAAAGGAACCAAGTGCCCGAAATAACAATTAAACAACCTTCTGAAATGTTTGAAATACTACTAACCCAATACATTATATCTTATCGGTTAGTGAGAGAGAAGGCATTAATGGATACACTGAAGTGTGAACACCGCTACTGGCGGTGTTTTATACGGGTTCGGTGAAGCGGGATACCTGAGGGTCTGAAAGCGCTGGACTTCAGTTTTCCACTGTATAGTAGATCCTGTTATTTACCTCTTTAGTGCTCACCAGGTCCCTTTTTTTACTGTTTTCAACCAGGATTGATGCAGCATTCAGGGTAATGCCAAGGCTCACTGAGATATCTTCGAGCGTGGAAGGTCTGCGTTTTAGCAGGCTCATGAGAGCATCGTTTTGCTCCTGTAGCTGTGATCCGCCCGGAAGCGGCTCAGCGAAGTTTCGGGAGACGATCTCTACTGGCAGTGGTTTCATAAATTCCGCGATGGTTGCGAGTTCTTCGGGAGAAGCGGCGGTTAGCCAGCTGCATGTACCCGGTCTGTCCAGCGAGTTTAGCTGAATCCTGGTTGGTTTGATTCGTTGGATAGTTTCTTTAAACAGCTTCAGTTCCTGTTCGGTGTCATTTATCCCCGGCACAATGAACACCTCAAGCCAGATCTGGCCCTTAAACTCCCTTGAAAACTCCACCAGCCCATCAATTAGCATCTCACAGTCTACAGAAACGGCTGGTTTATTGATTTTTTCAAACACCTGAGTGGAAACCGCGTCCAATGAAGGCAGGACTATATCACACCCAAGCACACCGCGGCGAACCTCTGGAAGGTGAAAAAAGGTACTGTTGGTTAAAAGAGCCACCTTTATGGAGGGGTAATTACTTTTTACATGATTGATAATGGTATCTATTTGACTATGAAGTGTGGGCTCACCACTGCCCCCCAAAGTAACATAATCGGGACTGGGGTGTGTTGAAAGATAGTGGTTGAGTTCTTCAATGATATCCCGGGCAGGGACATATTCTTTGCGCTCATGAATCAGCTCGGTGGTTGCCCCGCACTCACAATAGATGCAATCCAGGGTACAGGTTTTAAATGGTACCATATCGATACCAAGTGACAGACCAAGTCTTCTGGAGCGCACAGGGCCAAAAAGGTTTTTATACTGCATGATTATCCCCCCCCACGTTGTATTTGACCTTTAATCGACTGTTATAAAGATACATTGTAGTAAGAGTAGAAGGAGGGGGGATTTGGGATTTGGAGTAAAGATTTGGGATAAAAATTTTATGGGGCTAAAGGCAATGGATTGGGTCACCCCCGGGCGTCAATGGTGAAAGCGTGAAAGGATCCGTTTGGGGGGACCCTTGGGCTATAATCGCGGGAGGAAAGGGAAAATTTGGAATTTGGAATTTGGAGTTTGGAGTTTGGAATGAAGGAATGAAGGAATGAAGGAATGAAGGAATGAAGGAATGAAGGAATGAAGGAATGAAGGAATGAAGCCACACCTCAGCTGGGTATTATGGACAATGCACTTAAGCAGTTCCTCGAGCGTGTTTTGAGCGTGATT
This region of Chitinispirillales bacterium ANBcel5 genomic DNA includes:
- a CDS encoding radical SAM protein; translation: MQYKNLFGPVRSRRLGLSLGIDMVPFKTCTLDCIYCECGATTELIHERKEYVPARDIIEELNHYLSTHPSPDYVTLGGSGEPTLHSQIDTIINHVKSNYPSIKVALLTNSTFFHLPEVRRGVLGCDIVLPSLDAVSTQVFEKINKPAVSVDCEMLIDGLVEFSREFKGQIWLEVFIVPGINDTEQELKLFKETIQRIKPTRIQLNSLDRPGTCSWLTAASPEELATIAEFMKPLPVEIVSRNFAEPLPGGSQLQEQNDALMSLLKRRPSTLEDISVSLGITLNAASILVENSKKRDLVSTKEVNNRIYYTVEN